The genome window ACATAACTGCGCTAGAGCACATTGGGCACAGTCCTCGCATAAGCATCGGCCGATGCTTCATCCGAGGACACACCCAGCTCTTCAGGGTAACTCTCTGGCATTACTCTTGCTGCCATAGACTCTCCAATCAGGGTTATTAGTAACTTGGTTCAGAAATGGAATTGCCGTTGTGCAGTTCGACAGGACACTTGGAGACATTTATCGGATACCTGTGCGACTGACGGATCTGATTCCGAAAGAAATTGTTGGTAATTGGTAGAAATAGGTCTTCGTTCAAACGTTCATCAACATATGGTTTGTGAATCAACATACGGTGTATTCCAAATTTGTCGCAAAAGTCCAGCCGCATCGATTTGTTCCAGTGCAAATCACCACTATGCTCAGACCTCAAGCCAACGCCTCTCGAGAACTTGTCTCACTGGATGGTGTCTGGAACTTTGCCCTTTCCCAATCGGTCGACATTGATGACGAAAGAGCTTGGGAACGAACCATACCGCCAAATATCCAAGTTCCTGTTCCCGCCAGCTACAACGACATTTTCATTGATTCCAACATTCGCAATCATGTTGGCTGGGTATACTACCAAAGGCGCTTCACTGTTCCGCTGAACTGGTCTCAACAGCGTTACTTTCTGCGCTTTGACGCTGCGACACATCGAGGGCGTGTGTACATCGACGACCAATTCATGGCGGAGCATATTGGGGGCTATACTCCATTCGAGGTAGACATCTCGGATATTGTCCACCCTGGCAAGGCAGTTCGCCTCACTGTGGCGGTCAGCAATGAACTTGACTGGCATACTATTCCACCAGGAAGGATAGAGACACTCAAGAATGGCAAGCGAAAGCAACACTACCAGCATGACTTCTTCAACTATGCAGGGCTTGCGAGATCTGTGTGGCTGTTCACTGTTCCCAGTATCTGTGTCAAGGACATCACAGTTGTCACCAAAGTGGAGGGCACTACTGGTATTGTGGACTTCGACATTGCTACTAGTATTCCTCTGGACCATCACTCAGTCAAGGTGACACTCGTGGACGAAGATGAACGTTCTGTCAGTCATATTTCTGAGTTAAGTGGCTCCCTGGTCGTTGAATCGGTTCACCTTTGGCAACCAGGATCAGCATATCTCTACCATCTTCGGGCAGAGATATTCTCTGGGGACACAGTAGTGGACACTTACGAACTACCAGTTGGGATAAGAACAGTTGAAGTCTCAGGAAACAAGGTTTTTATCAACGGAAAGCCATTCTACTTCACAGGATTCGGGAAACACGAAGATACACCAATCCGAGGCAAAGGCCACGACCCAGCGTACATGATTCACGACTTTCAACTGATGAAGTGGATGGGAGCCAACTCTTTTCGAACTTCGCATTATCCATACGCAGAAGAGGTTCTCGAGTACGCAGACCGCCATGGAATTGTTGTCATAAATGAGACAGCTGCAGTCGGTCTCAACCTGACCATTGTTGCTGGACTCTTTGGACACAAGCCAATACCGACTTTCTCACCAGAGACCATGAATGACGAAACACAAGCAGCCCACGCTCAAGCCATACGTGAACTCGTTGCTCGCGACAAAAACCACCCTAGTGTTGTCATGTGGACGGTTGCAAATGAGCCCGCAGCCAGTGAGCCTGGTGTGAGGGAGTACATGGAGCCATTGGTGACACTGAACCGTGAATTGGATCCGACGCGACCTATTTGTTTTGCCAACGAGAACCAGGCAAATATCCACACTGATCTTATCGCCGATCTTTTCGATGTGATATGCCTCAACAGGTACTACGGCTGGTATCTCCATACTGGTgaccttgaagaagcagagcaaggTCTGGAGCAATGCTTGCGAAGCTGGGAGGGCAAATACAACAAACCAATCATCATGACAGAGTATGGCGCTGATACCATGGCTGGGCTGCATACGGTTGGAGACATTCCCTGGAGTGAGGAATATCAGAGCCGGGTCCTGGAAATGTCACATCGAGTATTTGATAGAGTGGAGAGTGTAGTTGGAGAGCAAGTTTGGAATTTTGCCGATTTCCAGACTCCATCTAGCTTCATTTTCAGGGTTGATGGCAACAAGAAAGGTGTATTTACGCGGGATCGAAGACCAAAAAGTGCTGTGCAggcgttgaggaagagatggaCTGAAATGAAAGCCAATGATTAAGCATCTCAAAACCAATTGCATCGTTAGATATACAGAACTATTAAATTCAAGATCCTGCCAGGCTATCGTGTGTCGAGCATGTCCCAAGTATGCTATCCTTAATCCAAGCATGACAACAAATTAGATAGATATTATCATGATCTTCACACTAGAGACTCCTTCACGAGGCCAAACGTCAAGATATCTTGTCTACTGTATCAAAAACATTCAGTAACTATTCTGCGGACAACTGTCCGGTGGCGGCCACACATGCAACATCGAGACCATTCGTTAGAGATCTCCTGATGTTGCTAAAACCTCGTCAATCGTCCCATTTGCCCTTGGTCCAGAACATCAATGTCCCATGCTTTTCCCGATATTTGCCCGCTAGCCGTCGGCGAGGACTAGCTGATATCAAAATTCAAGGCACTCCTTGCAAATACTGCCCACAACATGCCAATCATGGTAAGGTTATGATTTGAGTTCGCCGGTGCAGGAGCAATTATCGGCCGATGAAAAAGCCGAACTACCACGACAGTCAAAAAACCTGTCACGAACGGTCTGGTACATTGCTTATGGCCTTGCAGTTCCGAACTACTACTCTACTCTGGGGTTAGACCCCATAACCCCCGCATTGCAACAGTAGCAGTACACCACTTCCTCGGTTTCTCGCTATCAATCTGTGGGGAATCCGGGGTACAACCGGCTCGCAACAGGCGGATTGTCGATGCAATCATGTGTGAAGCATCGCGTTGGTCGGAATTCTCGCCGATGATATCTGGATCACTGGGAGATATAAATAAGAGCGTCTTTGCAGATCATTAACTTCATCTCCCAAGATAGTGGATCTCTATTCACCTTTGCCTCAGATACAACgccaagaaagaagaagcaacaaTGTCGAAGAGCCTCGAGAGTGTCGACATCGTTCAGGCTGAGAATGAGCAtggcgagaagaaggggACTGGCGATGCAGCACCAACCTCTGCGTTTGCGGGATTGACGCGTGCTCAATGCGTCAGGAAGTTTTGGCAACTTTACATCACTGGACTGGGTGTTTCCTTGGCGGGAATGTATG of Fusarium musae strain F31 chromosome 5, whole genome shotgun sequence contains these proteins:
- a CDS encoding hypothetical protein (CAZy:GH2~CAZy:GH5); its protein translation is MLRPQANASRELVSLDGVWNFALSQSVDIDDERAWERTIPPNIQVPVPASYNDIFIDSNIRNHVGWVYYQRRFTVPLNWSQQRYFLRFDAATHRGRVYIDDQFMAEHIGGYTPFEVDISDIVHPGKAVRLTVAVSNELDWHTIPPGRIETLKNGKRKQHYQHDFFNYAGLARSVWLFTVPSICVKDITVVTKVEGTTGIVDFDIATSIPLDHHSVKVTLVDEDERSVSHISELSGSLVVESVHLWQPGSAYLYHLRAEIFSGDTVVDTYELPVGIRTVEVSGNKVFINGKPFYFTGFGKHEDTPIRGKGHDPAYMIHDFQLMKWMGANSFRTSHYPYAEEVLEYADRHGIVVINETAAVGLNLTIVAGLFGHKPIPTFSPETMNDETQAAHAQAIRELVARDKNHPSVVMWTVANEPAASEPGVREYMEPLVTLNRELDPTRPICFANENQANIHTDLIADLFDVICLNRYYGWYLHTGDLEEAEQGLEQCLRSWEGKYNKPIIMTEYGADTMAGLHTVGDIPWSEEYQSRVLEMSHRVFDRVESVVGEQVWNFADFQTPSSFIFRVDGNKKGVFTRDRRPKSAVQALRKRWTEMKAND